One Capricornis sumatraensis isolate serow.1 chromosome 8, serow.2, whole genome shotgun sequence genomic region harbors:
- the LOC138084652 gene encoding myosin-3, with the protein MSSDTEMEVFGIAAPFLRKSEKERIEAQNQPFDAKTYCFVVDSKEEYAKGRIKSTQDGKVTVETEDNRTLVVKPEDVYAMNPPKFDRIEDMAMLTHLNEPAVLYNLKDRYTSWMIYTYSGLFCVTVNPYKWLPVYNPEVVEGYRGKKRQEAPPHIFSISDNAYQFMLTDRENQSILITGESGAGKTVNTKRVIQYFATIAATGDLAKKKDSKMRGTLEDQIISANPLLEAFGNAKTVRNDNSSRFGKFIRIHFGTTGKLASADIETYLLEKSRVTFQLKAERSYHIFYQILSNKKPELIELLLITTNPYDYPFISQGEILVASIDDAEELLATDSAIDILGFTPEEKSGLYKLTGAVMHYGNMKFKQKQREEQAEPDGTEVADKTAYLMGLNSSDLLKALCFPRVKVGNEYVTKGQTVDQVHHAVNALSKSVYEKLFLWMVTRINQQLDTKLPRQHFIGVLDIAGFEIFEFNSLEQLCINFTNEKLQQFFNHHMFVLEQEEYKKEGIEWTFIDFGMDLAACIELIEKPMGIFSILEEECMFPKATDTSFKNKLYDQHLGKSANFQKPKVVKGRAEAHFSLIHYAGTVDYSVSGWLEKNKDPLNETVVGLYQKSSNRLLAHLYATFTTADADSGKKKVAKKKGSSFQTVSALFRENLNKLMSNLRTTHPHFVRCIIPNETKTPGAMEHSLVLHQLRCNGVLEGIRICRKGFPNRILYGDFKQRYRVLNASAIPEGQFIDSKKACEKLLASIDIDHTQYKFGHTKVFFKAGLLGTLEEMRDDRLAKLITRTQAVCRGFLMRVEFQKMVQRRESIFCIQYNIRAFMNVKHWPWMKLFFKIKPLLKSAETEKEMATMKEEFQKTKDELAKSEAKRKELEEKLVTLVQEKNDLQLQVQAESENLLDAEERCDQLIKAKFQLEAKIKEVTERAEDEEEMNAELTAKKRKLEDECSELKKDIDDLELTLAKVEKEKHATENKVKNLTEELAGLDETIAKLTREKKALQEAHQQTLDDLQAEEDKVSSLSKIKSKLEQQVDDLESSLEQEKKLRVDLERNKRKLEGDLKLAQESILDLENDKQQLDERLRKKDCEYCQLQSKVEDEQTLGLQFQKKIKELQARIEELEEEIEAERATRAKTEKQRSDYARELEELSERLEEAGGVTSTQIELNKKREAEFLKLRRDLEEATLQHEAMVAALRKKHADSVAELGEQIDNLQRVKQKLEKEKSEFKLELDDLGSNVESVSKSKANLEKICRTLEDQLSEARGKNEEIQRSLSELSTQKSRLQTEAGELSRQLEEKESTVSQLSRSKQAFTQQIEELKRQLEEESKAKSALAHALQAARHDCDLLREQYEEEQEAKAELQRALSKANSEVAQWRTKYETDAIQRTEELEEAKKKLAQRLQDSEEQVEAVNAKCASLEKTKQRLQAEVEDLMVDVDRANSLAAALDKKQRNFDKVLAEWKTKCEESQAELEASLKESRSLSTELFKLKNAYEEALDQLETVKRENKNLEQEIADLTEQIAESGKTIHELEKSRKQIELEKADIQLALEEAEATLEHEEAKILRIQLELTQVKSEIDRKMAEKDEEIEQLKRNYQRTAETMQSALDAEVRSRNEAIRVKKKMEGDLNEIEIQLSHANRQAAETVRHLRSVQGQLKDTQLHLDDALRGQEDLKEQLAIVERRANLLQAEVEELRATLEQTERSRKIAEQELLDASERVQLLHTQNTSLIHTKKKLETDLTQLQSEVEDASRDARNAEEKAKKAITDAAMMAEELKKEQDTSAHLERMKKNLEQTVKDLQHRLDEAEQLALKGGKKQIQKLETRIRELESELEGEQKKNTESVKGLRKYERRVKELTYQSEEDRKNVLRLQDLVDKLQVKVKSYKRQAEEADEQANAHLTKFRKAQHELEEAEERADIAESQVNKLRAKTRDFTSSRMVVHESEE; encoded by the exons ATCGTGAAAACCAGTCTATTCTGATTAC TGGAGAATCCGGGGCAGGAAAGACTGTGAACACCAAAAGGGTCATCCAGTACTTTGCAACAATTGCAGCGACTGGAGACCTCGCCAAGAAGAAGGACTCCAAGATGAGG gggacacTGGAAGACCAGATCATCAGTGCCAACCCACTGCTGGAGGCCTTCGGGAACGCCAAGACCGTGAGGAACGACAACTCGTCCCGCTTC GGCAAGTTCATCCGCATCCATTTTGGTACCACAGGGAAGCTGGCCTCTGCAGATATTGAAACGT ATCTGCTGGAAAAGTCAAGGGTGACCTTCCAGCTGAAGGCTGAGAGAAGCTACCACATCTTCTACCAGATTCTTTCCAATAAGAAGCCCGAGCTCATAG AGCTGCTGCTCATCACAACCAACCCTTATGACTACCCCTTCATCAGCCAGGGCGAGATCCTGGTGGCCAGCATTGACGACGCTGAGGAGCTGCTGGCCACGGAT AGCGCCATTGACATCCTGGGCTTCACCCCCGAGGAGAAGTCTGGGCTCTACAAGCTGACAGGCGCCGTGATGCACTACGGGAACATGAAGTTCAAGCAGAAGCAGCGGGAGGAGCAGGCAGAGCCGGACGGCACAGAAG TGGCTGACAAGACAGCCTATCTGATGGGCCTGAATTCTTCGGACCTCCTGAAAGCTTTATGCTTCCCCAGAGTGAAAGTTGGGAATGAGTATGTTACCAAGGGCCAGACCGTGGATCAG GTGCACCACGCCGTGAACGCCCTCTCCAAATCCGTCTACGAGAAGTTGTTCCTGTGGATGGTCACTCGCATCAACCAGCAGCTGGACACCAAGCTGCCGAGACAGCACTTCATTGGCGTCCTGGACATCGCAGGCTTTGAGATCTTCGAG TTCAACAGCCTGGAGCAGCTATGCATCAACTTCACCAACGAGAAGCTGCAACAGTTTTTCAACCACCACATGTTCGTGCTGGAGCAGGAGGAGTACAAGAAGGAAGGCATCGAGTGGACGTTCATCGACTTCGGGATGGACCTGGCCGCCTGCATCGAGCTCATCGAGAAG CCTATGGGCATCTTCTCCATCCTGGAAGAGGAGTGCATGTTCCCCAAGGCCACGGACACCTCCTTCAAGAACAAGCTGTATGACCAGCACCTGGGCAAGTCTGCCAACTTCCAGAAGCCCAAGGTGGTCAAGGGCAGAGCCGAGGCCCACTTCTCCCTGATCCACTACGCAGGCACCGTGGACTACAGTGTCTCGGGCTGGCTGGAGAAGAACAAGGACCCCCTGAACGAGACGGTGGTCGGGCTGTACCAGAAGTCCTCCAACAGGCTCCTGGCACACCTCTACGCCACCTTCACCACCGCGGATG CTGACAGCGGAAAGAAGAAAGTTGCCAAGAAAAAAGGTTCTTCCTTCCAAACCGTCTCTGCCCTTTTCAGG GAAAACCTGAACAAGTTGATGTCAAATTTAAGAACAACACACCCTCACTTTGTGCGCTGTATAATTCCCAATGAGACCAAAACCCCAG GTGCCATGGAGCACAGCCTGGTCCTGCACCAGCTGCGCTGTAATGGGGTGCTGGAGGGCATCCGCATCTGCAGAAAGGGCTTCCCCAACAGGATCCTCTACGGGGACTTCAAACAGAG ATACCGAGTGCTTAATGCCAGTGCCATCCCCGAGGGGCAGTTCATCGACAGTAAGAAGGCGTGTGAAAAGCTGCTGGCATCCATTGATATCGACCACACTCAGTACAAGTTTGGACATACCAAG GTGTTCTTCAAGGCTGGCTTGCTGGGAACCCTGGAGGAAATGAGGGATGACCGCCTGGCCAAGCTGATCACCCGGACGCAGGCCGTGTGCAGAGGGTTCCTCATGCGTGTGGAATTCCAGAAGATGGTGCAGAGAAG GGAGTCCATCTTCTGCATCCAATACAACATTCGAGCCTTCATGAACGTCAAGCACTGGCCCTGGATGAAACTCTTTTTCAAAATCAAGCCCCTTCTCAAGAGTGCAGAGACGGAGAAGGAGATGGCCACCATgaaggaagagttccagaaaaccaagGATGAACTGGCCAAGTCAGAGGCCAAAAGGAAGGAACTGGAAGAAAAGCTGGTGACTCTAGTGCAAGAGAAGAATGACTTGCAGCTGCAAGTGCAAGCT gaaagtgaaaaccTGTTGGACGCAGAGGAAAGATGTGATCAGCTGATTAAAGCCAAGTTCCAGCTGGAGGCTAAGATCAAGGAAGTGACAGAGAGAGCTGAGGATGAGGAAGAGATGAATGCTGAGCTGACGGCCAAGAAGAGGAAACTGGAGGATGAATGTTCGGAACTGAAGAAAGACATAGACGACCTTGAGCTGACCCTGGCCAAGGTTGAGAAGGAGAAACACGCCACAGAGAATAAG GTTAAAAACCTCACTGAAGAACTTGCCGGGTTGGATGAAACCATTGCAAAGTTAACCAGAGAGAAGAAGGCCCTCCAGGAGGCCCATCAGCAGACCCTGGATGACCTGCAGGCAGAAGAGGACAAAGTCAGTTCTCTGAGCAAAATCAAGAGCAAACTGGAACAGCAGGTGGATGAT CTGGAAAGCTCCCTGGAACAAGAAAAGAAGCTCCGTGTAGACCTGGAAAGGAACAAAAGGAAGCTGGAGGGAGACCTGAAGCTCGCCCAGGAGTCCATCCTGGATCTGGAGAACGACAAGCAGCAGCTGGATGAGCGGCTCAGGAA GAAAGATTGTGAGTACTGTCAACTGCAAAGCAAAGTGGAAGATGAGCAGACTCTGGGCCTGCAGTTTCAGAAGAAAATCAAAGAGCTACAG GCCCGGATCGAGGAGCTGGAAGAAGAGATCGAGGCCGAGAGGGCGACCCGCGCCAAGACGGAGAAGCAGCGCAGCGACTACGCCCGGGAGCTGGAGGAGCTGAGCGAGCGACTGGAGGAGGCGGGGGGCGTCACGTCCACCCAGATAGAGCTGAACAAGAAGCGGGAGGCCGAGTTCCTGAAGCTGCGCCGGGACCTGGAGGAGGCCACCCTGCAGCACGAGGCCATGGTGGCTGCTCTTCGCAAGAAGCACGCGGACAGCGTGGCCGAGCTGGGGGAGCAGATCGACAACCTGCAGAGGGTCAAGCAGAagctggagaaggagaagagcGAGTTCAAGCTGGAGCTCGATGACCTGGGCAGCAACGTGGAGAGCGTGTCCAAGTCTAAG GCAAATCTGGAGAAGATTTGCCGCACCCTGGAGGACCAGTTAAGCGAGGCCCGGGGCAAGAACGAGGAGATTCAGAGGAGCCTGAGTGAGCTGAGCACCCAGAAGTCCCGGCTGCAGACAGAGGCTG GTGAGCTGAGTCGTCAGTTGGAGGAAAAGGAGAGCACAGTATCGCAGCTTTCCAGGAGCAAGCAAGCATTTACCCAGCAAATAGAAGAGCTCAAGAGGCAGTTAGAGGAAGAGAGCAAG GCCAAGAGCGCGCTGGCCCATGCCCTGCAGGCAGCCCGCCACGACTGTGACCTGCTGCGGGAACAGTACGAGGAGGAGCAGGAAGCCAAGGCTGAGCTGCAGAGGGCACTGTCCAAGGCCAACAGCGAGGTGGCCCAGTGGAGGACCAAGTACGAGACGGACGCCATCCAGCGCacggaggagctggaggaggccaA GAAAAAGCTGGCTCAGCGCCTCCAGGATTCCGAGGAGCAGGTGGAGGCAGTGAATGCGAAGTGTGCGTCCCTGGAGAAGACCAAGCAGAGGCTGCAAGCAGAGGTGGAGGACCTGATGGTCGACGTGGACAGAGCCAACTCCCTGGCCGCCGCCCTGGACAAGAAGCAGAGGAATTTTGACAAG GTGCTTGCCGAGTGGAAAACCAAGTGTGAGGAGAGCCAGGCGGAGCTGGAGGCATCTCTGAAGGAGTCCCGCTCCTTGAGCACCGAGCTCTTCAAACTGAAAAATGCCTACGAAGAAGCCTTAGATCAACTTGAAACTGTGAAACGAGAAAATAAGAATTTGGAGC AGGAGATAGCAGATCTCACGGAGCAAATCGCTGAAAGTGGTAAAACCATCCATGAACTGGAAAAATCAAGGAAACAGATCGAGCTGGAAAAGGCTGATATTCAGCTGGCTCTGGAGGAAGCAGAG GCCACCCTTGAACATGAAGAGGCCAAGATCCTCCGAATCCAGCTGGAACTGACACAAGTGAAATCAGAAATCGATAGAAAGATGGCCGAAAAAGATGAAGAGATCGAACAGCTGAAAAGGAACTACCAGAGAACAGCAGAGACGATGCAGAGTGCCCTGGACGCCGAGGTGCGGAGCCGGAACGAGGCCATCAGGGTCAAGAAGAAGATGGAGGGGGACCTGAACGAAATCGAGATCCAGCTGAGCCATGCCAACCGCCAGGCCGCGGAGACCGTCAGACACCTCCGGAGTGTCCAGGGGCAGCTGAAG GATACCCAGCTCCACCTGGATGATGCTCTCCGCGGCCAAGAGGACCTGAAGGAGCAGCTGGCGATCGTGGAGCGCAGAGCCAACCTGCTGCAGGCCGAGGTGGAGGAGCTGCGGGCCACCCTGGAGCAGACGGAGAGGAGCAGGAAGATCGCAGAGCAGGAGCTCCTGGATGCCAGTGAGCGCGTCCAGCTCCTGCACACCCAG AACACCAGCCTCATCCACACCAAGAAGAAGCTGGAGACGGACCTCACGCAGCTCCAGAGTGAGGTCGAGGATGCCAGCAGGGATGCGAGGAACGCTGAAGAGAAAGCGAAGAAGGCCATCACCGAC GCGGCCATGATGGCCGAGGAACTGAAGAAGGAGCAGGACACCAGCGCCCACCTGGAGCGGATGAAGAAGAACCTGGAGCAGACGGTGAAGGACCTGCAGCACCGCCTGGACGAGGCTGAGCAGCTGGCCCTGAAGGGCGGGAAGAAGCAGATCCAGAAGCTGGAGACGCGG ATCCGAGAGCTGGAGTCTGAGCTTGAGGGGGAGCAGAAGAAGAACACTGAGTCTGTCAAGGGCCTGAGGAAGTATGAGCGGCGGGTCAAGGAGTTAACTTACCAG AGTGAAGAGGACAGGAAGAATGTGCTGAGATTACAGGATCTGGTGGACAAACTTCAAGTGAAGGTCAAGTCCTACAAGAGGCAGGCGGAGGAGGCT GATGAACAAGCCAACGCTCATCTCACCAAGTTCCGAAAAGCTCAGCATGAGCTGGAGGAGGCTGAAGAACGGGCCGATATTGCTGAATCTCAAGTCAATAAGCTGCGAGCGAAGACCCGAGACTTCACCTCCAGCCGG ATGGTGGTCCACGAGAGTGAAGAGTGA